A DNA window from Haliovirga abyssi contains the following coding sequences:
- the guaA gene encoding glutamine-hydrolyzing GMP synthase — MHKGGIVILDFGSQYNQLIARRVREKGVYAEIVPYFTKIEKLKEIKPKGIILSGGPASVYAKEAPTISKEIYELGIPVLGICYGMQLTTHLLGGEVARADKQEFGKADLIIEDKSLPIFKNMPKASQVWMSHADHVTKLPEGFKKIAYTDSSIAVIANMEKNIYAVQFHPEVTHSIYGSEFLGNFVFSICKCEKNWDMGNYIEKAVADIKEKVGDKEVILGLSGGVDSSVAAVLIHKAIGDQLTCIFVDTGLLRKNEAEKVMETYGKNYNIKIKCVDASERFLGNLKGVTDPEKKRKTIGKDFIEVFNEEKKKLKNAKFLAQGTIYPDVIESQSVKGPSATIKSHHNVGGLPEGMDFELLEPLRELFKDEVRKVGRELGIPDHMIDRHPFPGPGLGIRILGEVTKEKADILREADDIFIKELWNHALYNKVSQAFVVLLPVKSVGVMGDERTYEYTAVLRSADTTDFMTATWSHLPYEFLEKVSNRIINEVKGINRLAYDISSKPPATIEWE; from the coding sequence ATGCATAAAGGCGGTATTGTAATTTTAGATTTTGGGTCACAATATAATCAACTAATTGCTAGAAGAGTTAGAGAAAAAGGAGTATATGCAGAGATTGTTCCATATTTCACTAAAATAGAAAAATTAAAAGAGATAAAACCAAAAGGAATAATTTTGTCAGGAGGACCTGCTTCTGTTTATGCAAAAGAAGCTCCAACAATTTCAAAAGAGATATATGAATTAGGTATACCAGTTTTGGGGATTTGTTATGGAATGCAATTAACAACTCATTTATTAGGTGGAGAAGTAGCAAGAGCGGATAAACAGGAATTTGGGAAAGCGGATTTGATTATTGAAGATAAATCATTACCAATTTTTAAAAATATGCCTAAAGCTTCGCAAGTGTGGATGAGTCATGCAGATCATGTAACAAAATTGCCTGAAGGATTTAAAAAAATAGCATATACAGATAGTTCAATTGCAGTGATTGCGAATATGGAAAAAAATATATATGCTGTACAATTTCATCCAGAGGTAACACATTCTATATATGGTTCTGAATTTTTAGGGAATTTTGTATTTTCTATTTGTAAATGTGAAAAGAACTGGGATATGGGGAACTATATAGAAAAAGCTGTAGCAGATATTAAAGAAAAAGTTGGAGATAAAGAAGTTATTTTAGGACTTTCAGGTGGAGTAGATTCATCAGTAGCAGCAGTTCTTATACATAAAGCAATAGGTGATCAATTAACTTGTATATTTGTTGATACAGGATTATTAAGAAAAAATGAAGCTGAAAAAGTAATGGAAACATATGGGAAAAATTACAATATTAAAATAAAATGTGTTGATGCTTCTGAAAGATTTTTAGGAAATTTAAAAGGAGTAACTGATCCCGAAAAGAAAAGAAAAACTATAGGTAAAGATTTTATCGAAGTGTTTAATGAAGAAAAGAAAAAATTAAAAAATGCTAAATTTTTGGCACAAGGTACAATATACCCAGATGTAATAGAATCTCAATCAGTAAAAGGACCATCTGCAACAATAAAAAGTCATCATAATGTAGGTGGATTGCCAGAAGGGATGGATTTTGAATTATTAGAGCCTTTAAGAGAACTTTTTAAAGATGAAGTAAGAAAAGTAGGAAGAGAATTAGGAATACCAGATCATATGATTGACAGGCATCCTTTTCCTGGACCAGGACTTGGAATTAGAATTTTAGGAGAGGTAACAAAAGAGAAAGCAGATATTTTAAGAGAAGCTGATGATATATTTATAAAAGAGTTATGGAATCATGCTCTATATAATAAAGTTAGCCAAGCTTTTGTAGTATTATTACCTGTGAAATCTGTAGGTGTAATGGGAGATGAAAGAACATATGAGTATACTGCGGTACTTAGGTCAGCAGATACTACAGATTTTATGACTGCTACATGGTCACATTTGCCATATGAATTTCTTGAAAAAGTATCAAATAGAATAATAAATGAGGTGAAAGGAATTAATAGATTAGCTTATGATATTAGTTCGAAGCCACCAGCAACAATAGAATGGGAATAG
- the glpX gene encoding class II fructose-bisphosphatase, with protein MKRNLALEFARVTEAAALASSKWIGRGDKESADQAAVDAMRYMLNEIDISGEIVIGEGEIDEAPMLYIGEKVGKSQEATPVDIAVDPLEGTRMTAQGQANAIAVMAVGNRGSFLKAPDMYMEKLIVGPEAKGSIDLNKPLKENIYSVSKALGKELSDLTIVILDKPRHKSIIKNLQDMGMRVIALPDGDVAASILVAVIDSEIDMLYGIGGAPEGVISAAAMKALGGDMNVRLKTRSEVKGITLENDKISKGEIVRCKEMGIEINKVLTLDDLVKDDQVVFTATGVTPGDLVEGVSRKGNIARTETLLIRGKTKTVRYIKSIHNLDFKSEELKKIIL; from the coding sequence ATGAAAAGAAATCTTGCATTAGAATTTGCAAGAGTAACTGAAGCTGCAGCTTTAGCTAGCTCTAAATGGATAGGCAGAGGTGACAAAGAATCAGCAGATCAAGCAGCTGTTGACGCAATGAGATATATGTTAAATGAAATAGATATTTCTGGTGAAATAGTAATTGGCGAAGGAGAAATAGATGAAGCTCCAATGCTATATATTGGTGAAAAAGTAGGTAAAAGTCAAGAAGCTACTCCAGTAGATATTGCAGTGGATCCTTTAGAAGGTACAAGAATGACTGCTCAAGGTCAAGCAAATGCAATTGCGGTAATGGCAGTAGGTAATAGAGGCAGTTTTTTAAAAGCTCCTGATATGTATATGGAGAAATTAATTGTAGGACCAGAAGCAAAAGGAAGTATTGATTTAAACAAACCTTTAAAAGAAAATATATATAGCGTATCAAAAGCTTTAGGCAAAGAATTATCAGATTTGACTATTGTAATTTTGGATAAGCCAAGGCATAAAAGTATCATAAAAAATTTACAAGATATGGGTATGAGAGTTATTGCATTACCTGATGGAGATGTAGCAGCATCAATTTTAGTAGCAGTAATAGATTCTGAAATTGATATGTTATATGGTATAGGTGGAGCTCCAGAAGGGGTAATATCTGCTGCTGCAATGAAAGCCTTGGGTGGAGATATGAATGTACGACTTAAAACAAGAAGTGAAGTAAAAGGGATAACTTTAGAAAATGATAAAATTAGTAAAGGTGAAATAGTAAGATGTAAAGAAATGGGAATTGAGATAAATAAAGTATTGACATTAGATGATTTAGTAAAAGATGATCAAGTAGTGTTTACAGCTACAGGAGTTACTCCAGGAGATTTAGTTGAAGGGGTCTCTCGAAAAGGAAATATTGCTAGAACAGAAACTTTATTAATCAGAGGGAAAACAAAAACTGTAAGATATATAAAATCTATACATAATTTAGATTTTAAATCAGAGGAATTAAAAAAAATTATATTATGA
- a CDS encoding S1 RNA-binding domain-containing protein: MQVTVGEKLTGKVEKITKYGAFVSLENNKKGLVHISEVSNKYIKNVEDVLTVGQEVSVVVLAIKPDGRIDLSIKKTEEASRPTTRPATKSNYNRKPSERFDRRGSSSRNTKVEPAKPANFEDKLADFLKNSEENYNTINKRLNKTKKSRR; the protein is encoded by the coding sequence ATGCAAGTAACTGTGGGAGAGAAATTAACAGGAAAAGTAGAAAAAATAACTAAATATGGAGCTTTTGTAAGTTTGGAGAACAATAAAAAAGGGTTAGTTCATATTTCTGAGGTTAGTAACAAATATATAAAAAATGTAGAAGATGTATTAACTGTTGGGCAAGAGGTATCTGTCGTTGTTTTAGCCATAAAACCAGATGGAAGAATAGATTTATCTATAAAAAAAACTGAAGAAGCAAGTAGGCCAACAACAAGACCAGCAACTAAATCTAATTACAATAGAAAGCCATCTGAAAGATTCGATAGAAGAGGTAGCTCATCTAGAAATACAAAAGTAGAGCCAGCTAAGCCAGCCAATTTTGAAGATAAATTAGCAGATTTTTTGAAAAATAGTGAAGAAAATTATAATACAATTAATAAAAGACTGAATAAAACAAAAAAAAGCAGGAGGTAA
- a CDS encoding septum formation initiator family protein, which yields MNSRKIKKTFLLTVNLALSIFAIKIIFESITLNGEILKTKNKIKIKKEEVAKLEKKHEELKKEYINLDNPKFIEKIAREKLFMKKKSEKVYRMLK from the coding sequence ATGAACTCTAGAAAAATAAAAAAAACTTTTTTATTAACAGTAAATTTGGCATTATCAATTTTTGCAATAAAAATTATATTTGAATCAATCACATTGAATGGAGAAATTTTAAAAACAAAGAATAAAATAAAAATAAAAAAAGAAGAAGTAGCAAAATTAGAAAAAAAACATGAAGAATTAAAAAAAGAATATATAAATTTAGACAATCCTAAATTTATAGAAAAAATAGCAAGAGAAAAACTTTTCATGAAAAAAAAATCTGAAAAAGTGTATAGAATGTTAAAATAG
- the fliJ gene encoding flagellar export protein FliJ, translating to MFKFRFQKALEFKQKEEDIIKDELKQKRYELNILQEKLIEVENEIKIFMKKYSEMKQNRINIMMIKNYDSFLLRLKKKKEISEINIKEKEKEIEKSEELYFEKRKEKKTFEKLKEKYFERYKEEEIKKEQKFIDEISNNMYNRRK from the coding sequence ATGTTTAAATTTAGATTTCAAAAAGCTTTAGAATTTAAGCAAAAAGAAGAAGATATTATAAAAGATGAACTTAAACAAAAAAGATATGAATTAAATATTTTGCAAGAAAAACTAATTGAAGTAGAGAATGAAATTAAAATATTTATGAAAAAATATTCTGAAATGAAACAAAATAGAATTAACATAATGATGATTAAAAATTATGATAGTTTTTTATTAAGATTAAAGAAAAAGAAAGAGATATCAGAAATAAATATTAAGGAAAAAGAAAAAGAGATAGAAAAAAGTGAAGAATTATACTTTGAAAAAAGAAAAGAAAAGAAAACTTTTGAGAAATTGAAAGAAAAATATTTTGAAAGGTATAAAGAAGAAGAAATAAAAAAAGAACAAAAATTTATAGACGAAATATCAAATAATATGTATAATAGGAGAAAGTAA